In Populus alba chromosome 4, ASM523922v2, whole genome shotgun sequence, the genomic window tgttaaaaaaaattttaatttgattattttttaaaaataaaaactgagcGGCCCCAAAAAATACCCCCTACTCTATTTTTTCAGAGAAAAATCATGCATGTTCAAGAATTTTGGTTTGAACATTTTGGAATATTTAGCTGATAGACTTTTTCTCCTCTTTACAAATTCAAGTCTTCACATCCCCCACAGGGAAATTTCCTGGAGTTTAAACCcaactattatattattatattaaatgatattcaagtcttttttccaatttcacaCTAATAATcagtaaaatccaaaaaaaaaattaaaaattttcctaCCAGAAgaattcataaatatttaatagtttagtagtggttattttaaaaaatatattaaaataatatatttttttatttaaaaaaaattatttttgacatatttgaaacaattttaaaaaattatattattttttttgaataatcaaatttaaaaaaaaaaaaaaaaacacggtttcccaaacattattttctatttcttgcCTAATTCCCTCACCAAGAACAACTAAGCTTCAAataatctttgaaaaaaatctatCCAGCGCGCAATAagctctttctcttctccttgaCATTTCAACAATACAGCGTTCAGGTCCAACAAGAAAGCAAAACTTGACATGACCCTTGTTTTTTTGGAGAGAAATTGAGAGGTTTTTGTTATAAAGAAAACGAACCCATCAAAGTTTCTTACTTTGTGTAGTTTTTCTCTGgactttttctcattttctcacCTTCCAAGCCCGAAAATGCCCAATTGGGAACTCAAGAACTGCTGCAAGCATGACCAGGTCTCCTTCCTGGTCACTATTGCAATCTTCTCTGTTGTTATCCTCGCGGTACGTGCAGTTttctgtttcttgtttttggctTTGGTTTCTTGGgttcttttatgttttgttgCCTCTGTGTTTTGAAAGATTAGAAGATCAAATCGACTTGGTCAAAGATTTGCTTTGAGGGGTTATGAGGAGTTCTAATTGGCTCAATTATGTTTAGTTTTTTACACTAATTGATGAAAATTGAGATGCCCTTGTCACTTTTTATGCGGTCCGGTTGTGTTGAACTTGTTCTTTGACACTGAattgttgaatttttattgttgcAGTTATGGAGGACGTTCATAATGACACCCTTTAAGCTCATCACTGTGTTTTTGCATGAAGCAAGTCATGCGATTGCTTGTAAACTGACATGTGGTCAGGTATGAAGCTCGTTCTTTGCCCTGTGTGTTCTTGGCAGGCCAGGGAAGTTAGATGCTTTTGGTTTCAGTACTGAATTTTATTAACAGTATGGCCTAATATGTAATTTAAGATGCAATTAGggagtttaaaaaaaaccaaaattaccTTTTCTGTTAGGTAATATTGCTTCCCTCAAAATTTGACTCATCGTTTAAGTGGAATTCTGTGCATTACTATTAACATGCTTCATGCTTGTTTGATCCCATATTAACTAGCTTGCTGTTTGCTGCTTGCTGCTTTTAATGTGAATTCACGTGCATATTGAGGTATACTTCATGCTTTCTTGCTTATTGGAAGATGACGTTTTTAGGCGCTCAAAGGGGTGTAGTTTATCATTTTTCCTTATTAACTAATAAAAGTGATCTTCACAATTAATTCTCTAATGTACTTCATGATTCCCCGTCATATTAAGGAATAATTTAATGAGAACTTGGGTTCTTTGTGTACAACCTTAAGCTATGTAACAGAATGCATATAGTTTACTTTGTAGTTGAGTCAGATGTATGATGTTTGTATTCATAGATTTCGACAATGTTATCATTCAACATGCCATTATGCATGAGGAAACAACAACTTGACATGCTCTTGTTAGATAGATTCTGTGGTATTTTGACTTCTGTTTTTATTAAGTGAAGTAATTGGTTTTCTCGAAAAGCAGTTCATGAAGTTGCCTTTAGTGCCATTGCTTTGATTGAAATGATGATCTAAGTGAGTTCTTTGGTCAATGAAAAGATGACTTCAATGTTATTCATCTTGCCCATCATACCTTTATTTGACTTTCTGAATGGTTCTTCAGAGTTATAGCGAGTTGCAAATGAAATTTTCAATAAGGACATCCTGCCTTGTTCTATAAGTATGGCACTGACTTCTGATTGTTTGGTTGTTATGTTCACCCTTCACCGTGATTTCTTCCttgaatgattattttttctttcctgtgATATGGATagactttgtattttttttttatagcataatTAATTACAGATAGTTACCATGTTTGTTATTTCACACTATCCTCTTGATCTCTGTTGAGGAATGCTCATCTTTAGTTTATTAGTATCCACTGTACTATGCAGGTGGAAGGGATTCAAGTTCATGCCAATGAAGGTGGAGTAACACAGACACGCGGTGGTGTATACTGGTTGATATTGCCTGCAGGATGTACATTCCTTTTGCCCTtgaaagtttttcttttaatcacaGTGGGCCTAGTTTTTATTGCTTGTTTCTAGAACTACTCCAATTCCAAGTCTTATTTGCCTCCAATTCCAAGTCTTATTTGCCTCCGTAACCAATACATGTTTATGGATTAGTACAATGCAAGTCAAACTTGTTGTGGAgcccatttttttaattttgccaaGTCCAAAGTGAAACATCAATTTGAAAGTGCTATCTTTCTCAGTGTTTATGCTTTAGAAGCTTATACAGGAGCCATGAAGAGTTTGCTTtggacttcttttttttcataaactctCAATGTTTGTTCTGTTAGTTTTTATGTACTCGATTTTAGACATGTTCTCTATAGTGCTGCTTCCTTATGGCACTCACATTTTGTGCCATTGCCTTGTGCTTCCAGATCTTGGTTCGTCATTTTGGGGGATGGCTTTGGTACTTGCATCCACAAATCTCATTACTGCAAGAATAGCAGCTGGTTGCTTGGCTGTTGCCCTGTTAATTGTTCTCTTTATTGCTCAGAATGTAAGATAGTGACATAAGAAGATTATATTTTCTGCAATATATTATAATCCCTAAATATGATGATCTGTATCAGATTATTGACATTCATTTGAAAGGTTTTCTCAAGCTTTAAATTTGTATGttttcacttgattttttttcttgcagtgGACTCTTCGAGGACTTTGTATTGGTGAGTGTTTTCATGAATGTCCATCAACAATTCATTCAtacattgttgttgttgatatACACTGTCTTCAATACTCACATCTTGTATTTAACAAACCCAATTCACAGGATTCATTATTTTCCTCGCTGTTGTTTGGGTAC contains:
- the LOC118055972 gene encoding uncharacterized protein isoform X2 translates to MPNWELKNCCKHDQVSFLVTIAIFSVVILALWRTFIMTPFKLITVFLHEASHAIACKLTCGQVEGIQVHANEGGVTQTRGGVYWLILPAGYLGSSFWGMALVLASTNLITARIAAGCLAVALLIVLFIAQNWTLRGLCIGFIIFLAVVWVLEEKTTVRILRYVILFIDIYDDLISRRVHSSDAEKFAEICPCPCTGVGWGVIWGIISFSFLSASIYLGLVILS
- the LOC118055972 gene encoding uncharacterized protein isoform X1; translation: MPNWELKNCCKHDQVSFLVTIAIFSVVILALWRTFIMTPFKLITVFLHEASHAIACKLTCGQVEGIQVHANEGGVTQTRGGVYWLILPAGYLGSSFWGMALVLASTNLITARIAAGCLAVALLIVLFIAQNWTLRGLCIGFIIFLAVVWVLEEKTTVRILRYVILFIGVMNSLFSVYDIYDDLISRRVHSSDAEKFAEICPCPCTGVGWGVIWGIISFSFLSASIYLGLVILS